The region GCGGCCGAGGTCGATGATCCCGTCCATCGCCGCGCGGATCGTGCGCCCGGTGAAGAGGACGTCGTCCACGAGGACCACCTTCGCTCCGTCCACCGAGAAGGGGATCTCGGTCTTCCTCAGGATCGGGTGATCGGAGATCGTGGTCAGGTCGTCGCGGTAGAGGTTGATGTCGAGGATTCCCACCGGGACCTCGGCCCCCTCGATCTTCTGGATCTTGTCGGCGAGGCGCCGCGCCAGCGGGACGCCGCGCGAGCGGATGCCCACCAGCACGAGCCCGTCCGTCCCCTTGTGCTTCTCGAGGATCTCGTGGGCGATCCGCGTCAGCGTCCTGTCGATCGTGGCCTCGTCCATGACGTGGCCCTTCGGCGTCGTGATCGTCACGTCCCCTCCTCTTCGTGACCCAAGAGCGCCTTGCGTCGCACTCGAGGCAAAAAAAATCCCCGGTCCGCGAGCCGTTCGCTCGGGCCGGGGGTGATCGGGATCCTCTCCCGCATGGCCGATCTCCTTTCCGCCTCTCAGGGCTGGGATTAAAGGCGAGCGGAGTATACGCAGAC is a window of Acidobacteriota bacterium DNA encoding:
- the pyrR gene encoding bifunctional pyr operon transcriptional regulator/uracil phosphoribosyltransferase PyrR, whose amino-acid sequence is MDEATIDRTLTRIAHEILEKHKGTDGLVLVGIRSRGVPLARRLADKIQKIEGAEVPVGILDINLYRDDLTTISDHPILRKTEIPFSVDGAKVVLVDDVLFTGRTIRAAMDGIIDLGRPRQIQLAVLVDRGHRELPIRADYVGKNVSTSLDEMVKVSLREEDGSDSVDLVVKAER